From the genome of Alicyclobacillus sp. SO9:
TGGCGTACGCTGCGACTGAAGTATTTCGTCAGGAAACAGGTATCACAACGGGAGTACGCATTCGAATTGACAAACAGATTCCTGTCGCCGCCGGGTTGGGCGGCGGCAGTGCAGACGCTGCAGCTGTGCTGAGAGGACTGAATAAATTGTGGAAGACCGGGTTATCGACAGACAACCTGGCAGAAATGGGTGCATCTGTTGGTTCGGATGTGCCTTTCCTTGTGTATGAAGGTTGTGGTGTAGCCACCGGGCGAGGGGAGCAAGTTCGGCTTGTTCGCCATCCGACAAAGGCGTGGATCGTCCTTGTGCGTCCAACGGTGTTTGTTTCTACTGCTGCAATTTACGGTGCATGTGAGTCTTTTCAAACCAGATTAGAACCGTCGAGTAAGGCCATGGTGGAAGCGCTGAAACAGGGTGACTTAGATAGAACCGCAGGATTGATTTCCAACGATTTGACGCCTGTTGCGGAAAGACTTTACCCGGAAATTGCAGAAATGAGGGAACGGTTGGAAGGTGTAACGAGATCGACCGTTTACATGTCCGGCAGCGGTCCAACGCTGTTTTGTCTCGCGCCCAACGAGACGGTTGCTCACCGCTATTACAATGCTATTAATGGATTTGCAAAGGAAGTCTACTTGTCTCGTTTTATCTAGTTAGTTGAGTGATGATGACATGTCGCGTTGTGGGGGGAGAAGCGCTTGCGTCGGTCTGAACGGATTATTAGAGTCGTAAGAGCTTTACAGGAAAGGCCCAACCAGCAGATTTCACTGTCCGAACTGGCTGAGGAATACGGTGTCGCCAAGTCATCGTTAAGTGAAGATGTGGCTTTGATTCGCGACGTACTTGAAGCTGACGGTGCGGGAACCGTGGTGTCGTTAACTGGAGCAGGCGGCGGTGTGCTGCTAAGACCGCGGGTTCCCGAACGGGACCGTCAACTGTTCTTTGCTGATATGTGCCAACGCCTAAGCGACTCTTCTCGCTTGTTACCGGGAGGATTTCTGTACATGTCCGACATTTTAGGTGATGCGAGCGTACTGGACATGGCTGGACGCTTGTTTGCCGAGCGGTTTCAAGACTCCAACGCCAACGTAGTTGTGACGGTAGAGACAAAAGGAATC
Proteins encoded in this window:
- the ispE gene encoding 4-(cytidine 5'-diphospho)-2-C-methyl-D-erythritol kinase gives rise to the protein MLAERAYAKVNLTLDVNFKRPDGYHDIDMVMQTIDLSDLIWLEEISGGGIKIESNVSYLPLDKRNLAYAATEVFRQETGITTGVRIRIDKQIPVAAGLGGGSADAAAVLRGLNKLWKTGLSTDNLAEMGASVGSDVPFLVYEGCGVATGRGEQVRLVRHPTKAWIVLVRPTVFVSTAAIYGACESFQTRLEPSSKAMVEALKQGDLDRTAGLISNDLTPVAERLYPEIAEMRERLEGVTRSTVYMSGSGPTLFCLAPNETVAHRYYNAINGFAKEVYLSRFI
- the purR gene encoding pur operon repressor, which codes for MRRSERIIRVVRALQERPNQQISLSELAEEYGVAKSSLSEDVALIRDVLEADGAGTVVSLTGAGGGVLLRPRVPERDRQLFFADMCQRLSDSSRLLPGGFLYMSDILGDASVLDMAGRLFAERFQDSNANVVVTVETKGIPLACATAHYLNVPVVIVRRDHKVTDGAALTAHYVSGSERRIQTMSISKRALPPEARVLIVDDFMKAGATAKGVSSLVKEFASSVVGTAVFVTTSEPTGKLVPSPVALFTVGQLEEENEIQVWAQTDWRV